One segment of Bradysia coprophila strain Holo2 unplaced genomic scaffold, BU_Bcop_v1 contig_561, whole genome shotgun sequence DNA contains the following:
- the LOC119083168 gene encoding glycerol-3-phosphate dehydrogenase, mitochondrial isoform X1 — translation MATRLRKFGISTFGACAGATIAAWALNSNNNYTVETASIAKPRVKRQLPPRSEQIQVLQSGEEYDVLVIGGGATGAGCALDAITRGLKTALVEADDFASGTSSRSTKLIHGGVRYLQTAILRADVEQYRMVKEALAERASMLHSAPHLTHPLPIMLPVYTWWQVPYYWVGIKCYDLVAGDRNVKSSYLLSKSNALELFPMLKGDKLCGAIVYYDGQQNDARMNLAIALTAARQGATVCNHVEVTELMKKKDANGQNKLCGAKVKDTITGKTWEVKAKCIINATGPFTDHIRKMDDPTVKTICCPSSGVHIVLPGYYSPQQMGLLDPSTSDGRVIFFLPWLNQTIAGTTDLPCEVTHNPKPTEDEIQFILTEIKNYLNSDVEVRRGDVLSAWSGIRPLVSDPNKEDTQSLARNHIVHVSPSNLVTIAGGKWTTYRAMAEHTLDAAIKACNLTPEKAECQTRDMKLEGSHGWTPTMYIRLVQDFGLDCEVARHLSESYGDRAFPVAKMAALTGKRWPIIGRKIHPEFPYIDAEVRYGVREYAMTAIDMVARRLRLAFLNVQAAQEALPAIIDIMGEELKWSKEEKERQMKSATEFLTSEMGQLVNRASRDKIPINLSKDEIQLYIKRFALIDKENKGYVSINDIRRGLKSDGSNIDISGEELHEILREIDTNMNGQVELDEYLQMMSAIKSGHVAYSRFARMAELEDEKHEAEKLKKKITVDRSGGGL, via the exons ATGGCTACAAGATTACGAAAATTTGGAATATCAACGTTCGGAGCATGTGCCGGCGCTACAATAGCTGCATGGGCACTAAACTCGAACAACAATTACACT GTAGAAACAGCGTCTATCGCCAAACCAAGAGTGAAACGACAACTACCTCCACGTTCCGAACAAATTCAAGTGCTACAAAGCGGGGAAGAATATGATGTTTTAG TTATTGGCGGAGGCGCTACTGGAGCCGGATGTGCTTTAGATGCAATTACTAGAG GTTTGAAAACAGCGCTTGTCGAGGCTGACGATTTTGCTAG TGGAACATCTTCAAGATCAACGAAATTGATTCATGGAGGAGTACGATATCtacagaccgccattttaagG GCTGATGTGGAGCAGTATCGTATGGTGAAAGAGGCATTAGCTGAACGCGCCTCTATGCTACACTCAGCTCCGCATCTAACACATCCCCTACCAATCATGTTGCCGGTCTATAC ATGGTGGCAAGTTCCATACTACTGGGTTGGTATTAAGTGCTACGATCTCGTTGCCGGCGACCGCAATGTTAAGAGCTCGTATCTACTCTCCAAAAGCAATGCTCTGGAATTGTTTCCCATGTTAAAAGGGGATAAATTATGCGGAGCAATCGTGTATTATGACG GACAACAGAATGATGCCCGTATGAATTTGGCAATTGCATTAACAGCGGCTCGACAAGGTGCTACAGTTTGCAATCATGTTGAAGTCACTGAACTTATGAAGAAAAAGGATGCAAACGGACAGAATAAACTGTGTGGAGCTAAGGTTAAGGACACAATCACCGGAAAAAC GTGGGAAGTAAAAGCGAAATGCATTATCAATGCTACCGGCCCGTTCACCGATCACATCCGAAAAATGGACGATCCAACAGTAAAAACGATCTGCTGTCCGAGTTCCGGCGTCCATATCGTTTTGCCCGGTTACTACAGTCCACAGCAAATGGGACTGTTGGATCCTTCAACATCTGACGGACGTGTCATCTTTTTCCTTCCGTGGCTCAATCAAACAATTGCAGGCACAACCGATTTGCCTTGCGAGGTTACACACAATCCAAAACCAACCGAGgatgaaattcaattcattttgaccgaaatcaaaaattacttGAACTCTGACGTTGAAGTGCGACGTGGTGATGTATTATCCGCATGGAGTGGTATTCGTCCGTTGGTATCAGATCCGAACAAGGAGGACACACAATCCTTGGCTCGTAATCACATCGTTCACGTCAGTCCCAGTAATTTAGTGACAATTGCTGGTGGAAAATGGACAACATATCGTGCCATGGCGGAGCACACTTTAGATGCCGCAATTAAGGCATGTAATTTGACTCCAGAGAAGGCGGAATGTCAAACTCGCGATATGAAGCTTGAGGGATCGCACGGTTGGACACCTACTATGTACATTCGATTAGTACAAGATTTTGGCTTAGACTGTGAAGTCGCCAGACATTTATCTGAATCATATGGTGATCGGGCGTTCCCGGTAGCTAAGATGGCTGCATTGACGGGAAAACGATGGCCCATCATTGGACGAAAAATTCATCCCGAATTTCCGTATATTGACGCAGAGGTGCGTTACGGTGTTCGAGAGTATGCAATGACAGCAATCGACATGGTTGCACGTAGACTTCGGTTGGCATTTCTTAATGTACAAGCGGCTCAAGAGGCCCTACCCGCAATCATCGACATTATGGGCGAAGAGCTAAAATGGTCGAAGGAAGAAAAGGAACGACAAATGAAGTCAGCAACGGAATTTTTAACTTCCGAAATGGGTCAACTTGTAAATCGTGCGAGCCGTGACAAAATACCGATCAATCTATCGAag GACGAAATTCAGCTGTACATTAAGAGATTCGCTTTGATTGACAAGGAAAACAAGGGCTACGTATCCATTAATGATATCCGTCGAGGATTGAAG AGTGATGGATCTAACATCGACATTTCTGGTGAAGAATTGCACGAAATTCTTCGAGAAATCGATACCAATATGAATGGTCAAGTCGAACTCGATGAATATTTGCAG ATGATGTCTGCAATCAAATCTGGCCATGTCGCATACTCCAGATTCGCTCGAATGGCTGAATTAGAAGATGAGAAACACGAAGCAGAGAAACTGAAGAAGAAGATTACAGTTGATCGATCAGGCGGTGGCTTGTAA
- the LOC119083171 gene encoding uncharacterized protein LOC119083171: protein MSPKKKNKSNTLNSLKDDVDSADLIFVVSGDTSNIPVDEPNKRCKSKCPGRKFNRNLHGQTVDASQFVVTCNDAQCGLASKKTEPDGIPDATTAEKPETDDVSIAKTVGKIIETKHKRSSGPNGSNRCRMKVRGPTVGDSKWKREVILRQMKNHRISSTSLDQGSRQKMMIRPAEKLMVLQNIFDAFVNRKKWENASFHSDNLSGIMNRMGLSKYGFKIVNKSPYATDGVKKSKRARSVIGIVPRHNCFQCEDGRVPSYMGWYWTKCFSDIANAGWRPGAIPRNIRDIMSYFNGPCSCMPKDMATCITCEKKVSPELTPEKAVAIKPTLRVVRRDGLYYVCMNPLKSSNELVQSQNPYLDDCPPIKFQIALSRQLKQQDDDDLGLLGYPCSERAICEDSKEMQDLLNLLADQCEDHQEFYKLAKTLCSKPSDLDIEFVAPGANVKENRLSHKKLIYKETQYDRNDIEDSLGKSVSRSLPIVSTILTKNRK, encoded by the exons ATGTCTCCcaagaagaagaacaaaagCAACACTTTGAATAGTCTAAAAGATGACGTGGACTCTGCTGATCTTATTTTTGTGGTGTCTGGAGATACATCAAATATCCCAGTTGATGAACCAAACAAGAGATGCAAATCAAAATGTCCTGGCCgtaaatttaatcgaaatttaCATGGTCAGACCGTCGATGCGTCGCAATTTGTTGTAACATGTAACGATGCACAATGTGGTCTGGCATCTAAAAAAACGGAACCAGATGGTATTCCTGATGCAACAACTGCAGAGAAACCAGAGACCGATGATGTTTCCATTGCGAAGACGGTTGGGAAAATAATCGAAACAAAACACAAGCGATCTAGCGGTCCGAACGGATCGAATCGTTGTAGGATGAAAGTTCGCGGACCAACTGTCGGTGATAGCAAATGGAAACGTGAGGTTATATTACgccaaatgaaaaatcatcgaATATCATCGACATCTCTGGATCAGGGAAGCCGGCAAAAAATGAT GATTCGTCCAGCCGAAAAGCTAATGGTgttgcaaaacattttcgatgctttcgtcaaccgaaaaaaatgggaaaatgcaTCATTTCATTCAGACAATCTCAGTGGCATAATGAACCGAATGGGTTTGTCCAAATATGGATTCAAAATTGTCAATAAAAG CCCCTATGCTACCGATGGAGTTAAAAAAAGCAAAAGAGCCCGATCGGTAATCGGCATTGTACCACGACataattgttttcaatgtGAGGACGGTCGAGTGCCCAGTTACATGGGATGGTACTGGACGAAATGTTTTAGTGATATCGCTAATGCCGGATG GAGACCTGGTGCTATTCCCAGAAATATTAGAGACATCATGTCTTATTTTAACGGACCATGTTCTTGTATGCCAAAAGATATGGCCACTTGCATTACGTGTGAGAAAAAGGTTTCACCTGAACTTACACCAGAGAAAGCGGTTGCTATAAAGCCGACTTTGAGAGTTGTACGGAGAGATGGTCTGTACTACGTGTGTATGAATCCATTGAAGTCATCGAATGAACTGGTCCAGTCACAGAATCCATACCTGGATGACTGTCccccaattaaattccaaataGCATTGAGCAGACAGCTAAAGCAGCAAGACGACGATGATTTGGGTCTATTGGGCTATCCTTGTTCAGAGCGGGCCATTTGTGAAGACAGCAAAGAAATGCAGGACTTGCTTAATCTATTAGCTGATCAATGCGAGGATCATCAAGAATTCTACAAGTTAGCCAAGACTTTATGTTCAAAGCCATCGGATTTGGATATCGAATTTGTCGCACCAGGGGCTAATGTGAAAGAGAATCGTTTAAGCCACAAGAAATTGATCTACAAAGAAACTCAGTACGACCGAAATGATATTGAGGACTCTTTGGGGAAGTCAGTGTCGCGTTCGTTGCCGATTGTTTCAACCATTCTGACGAAGAACAGAAAGTAG
- the LOC119083168 gene encoding glycerol-3-phosphate dehydrogenase, mitochondrial isoform X2 — MATRLRKFGISTFGACAGATIAAWALNSNNNYTVETASIAKPRVKRQLPPRSEQIQVLQSGEEYDVLVIGGGATGAGCALDAITRGLKTALVEADDFASGTSSRSTKLIHGGVRYLQTAILRADVEQYRMVKEALAERASMLHSAPHLTHPLPIMLPVYTWWQVPYYWVGIKCYDLVAGDRNVKSSYLLSKSNALELFPMLKGDKLCGAIVYYDGQQNDARMNLAIALTAARQGATVCNHVEVTELMKKKDANGQNKLCGAKVKDTITGKTWEVKAKCIINATGPFTDHIRKMDDPTVKTICCPSSGVHIVLPGYYSPQQMGLLDPSTSDGRVIFFLPWLNQTIAGTTDLPCEVTHNPKPTEDEIQFILTEIKNYLNSDVEVRRGDVLSAWSGIRPLVSDPNKEDTQSLARNHIVHVSPSNLVTIAGGKWTTYRAMAEHTLDAAIKACNLTPEKAECQTRDMKLEGSHGWTPTMYIRLVQDFGLDCEVARHLSESYGDRAFPVAKMAALTGKRWPIIGRKIHPEFPYIDAEVRYGVREYAMTAIDMVARRLRLAFLNVQAAQEALPAIIDIMGEELKWSKEEKERQMKSATEFLTSEMGQLVNRASRDKIPINLSKDEIQLYIKRFALIDKENKGYVSINDIRRGLKDIGLHLSGPDLHDILNELDLTYNGRLELSDYLQMMSAIKSGHVAYSRFARMAELEDEKHEAEKLKKKITVDRSGGGL; from the exons ATGGCTACAAGATTACGAAAATTTGGAATATCAACGTTCGGAGCATGTGCCGGCGCTACAATAGCTGCATGGGCACTAAACTCGAACAACAATTACACT GTAGAAACAGCGTCTATCGCCAAACCAAGAGTGAAACGACAACTACCTCCACGTTCCGAACAAATTCAAGTGCTACAAAGCGGGGAAGAATATGATGTTTTAG TTATTGGCGGAGGCGCTACTGGAGCCGGATGTGCTTTAGATGCAATTACTAGAG GTTTGAAAACAGCGCTTGTCGAGGCTGACGATTTTGCTAG TGGAACATCTTCAAGATCAACGAAATTGATTCATGGAGGAGTACGATATCtacagaccgccattttaagG GCTGATGTGGAGCAGTATCGTATGGTGAAAGAGGCATTAGCTGAACGCGCCTCTATGCTACACTCAGCTCCGCATCTAACACATCCCCTACCAATCATGTTGCCGGTCTATAC ATGGTGGCAAGTTCCATACTACTGGGTTGGTATTAAGTGCTACGATCTCGTTGCCGGCGACCGCAATGTTAAGAGCTCGTATCTACTCTCCAAAAGCAATGCTCTGGAATTGTTTCCCATGTTAAAAGGGGATAAATTATGCGGAGCAATCGTGTATTATGACG GACAACAGAATGATGCCCGTATGAATTTGGCAATTGCATTAACAGCGGCTCGACAAGGTGCTACAGTTTGCAATCATGTTGAAGTCACTGAACTTATGAAGAAAAAGGATGCAAACGGACAGAATAAACTGTGTGGAGCTAAGGTTAAGGACACAATCACCGGAAAAAC GTGGGAAGTAAAAGCGAAATGCATTATCAATGCTACCGGCCCGTTCACCGATCACATCCGAAAAATGGACGATCCAACAGTAAAAACGATCTGCTGTCCGAGTTCCGGCGTCCATATCGTTTTGCCCGGTTACTACAGTCCACAGCAAATGGGACTGTTGGATCCTTCAACATCTGACGGACGTGTCATCTTTTTCCTTCCGTGGCTCAATCAAACAATTGCAGGCACAACCGATTTGCCTTGCGAGGTTACACACAATCCAAAACCAACCGAGgatgaaattcaattcattttgaccgaaatcaaaaattacttGAACTCTGACGTTGAAGTGCGACGTGGTGATGTATTATCCGCATGGAGTGGTATTCGTCCGTTGGTATCAGATCCGAACAAGGAGGACACACAATCCTTGGCTCGTAATCACATCGTTCACGTCAGTCCCAGTAATTTAGTGACAATTGCTGGTGGAAAATGGACAACATATCGTGCCATGGCGGAGCACACTTTAGATGCCGCAATTAAGGCATGTAATTTGACTCCAGAGAAGGCGGAATGTCAAACTCGCGATATGAAGCTTGAGGGATCGCACGGTTGGACACCTACTATGTACATTCGATTAGTACAAGATTTTGGCTTAGACTGTGAAGTCGCCAGACATTTATCTGAATCATATGGTGATCGGGCGTTCCCGGTAGCTAAGATGGCTGCATTGACGGGAAAACGATGGCCCATCATTGGACGAAAAATTCATCCCGAATTTCCGTATATTGACGCAGAGGTGCGTTACGGTGTTCGAGAGTATGCAATGACAGCAATCGACATGGTTGCACGTAGACTTCGGTTGGCATTTCTTAATGTACAAGCGGCTCAAGAGGCCCTACCCGCAATCATCGACATTATGGGCGAAGAGCTAAAATGGTCGAAGGAAGAAAAGGAACGACAAATGAAGTCAGCAACGGAATTTTTAACTTCCGAAATGGGTCAACTTGTAAATCGTGCGAGCCGTGACAAAATACCGATCAATCTATCGAag GACGAAATTCAGCTGTACATTAAGAGATTCGCTTTGATTGACAAGGAAAACAAGGGCTACGTATCCATTAATGATATCCGTCGAGGATTGAAG GACATAGGATTACATCTCAGCGGTCCCGATTTGCATGacattttaaatgaacttGATCTCACTTATAATGGGCGGTTGGAACTCAGCGACTATTTGCAG ATGATGTCTGCAATCAAATCTGGCCATGTCGCATACTCCAGATTCGCTCGAATGGCTGAATTAGAAGATGAGAAACACGAAGCAGAGAAACTGAAGAAGAAGATTACAGTTGATCGATCAGGCGGTGGCTTGTAA